The Merismopedia glauca CCAP 1448/3 genomic sequence TCCCATTCTTCAGGGGAGGCGACACCGAAAAAATTCAGGGTGTGACTAGCCCATCTTGCCTCACATTTGAGACAATAGAACCAACAGTCCCACACCAGTCAAATGACACAACCACTGAAGAATCGCCCTCGCCGTCGAGGTCGAGTGTTTCCCGAATACAACCTACCACCATCGGAACTAGCCAGACGACAAGCCGAAATCGATGACTTTGGTCTGCGATGTCAAACCATTTGGCTTCATGTCTCTCCAGAGCTAATTGAAGACCATTACAACTGGTTTATCATGATTGAGCCAGAAAGTGGCGATTATTTTCTAGATCCCGATGAAATGGTGGCTTATCAAAAAGCCCGTCAAAAGTACCCCAGTGGAAAACTCGGCACGTTTCGGCTCAACGAAACAGGAGCTTGCGGTTTTATATGATTCAGGGGAGATTCGGAGAAATCGGAGAGCTATTGTTTTCCATTGATTTAATCAATTCCAATGGAGAGCTTCTATCAGTAGAAGCACTACTAGATACTGGTTTTGCCACTGGATGGTTAGCACTGGACATCCAAGATGCTGAGGCATTAGACTGGACTTTGATGGAAGCGGCTCACCCCATGCAGACCGCTTCTGGTCAAGCATTTTTTGCTCTCTATGAGGGCAAAGTATCGATGGGAGGACAAGAATTCGTGATTCCCGTTCACGCCAAAGCTGGAATTCCCGAAATTTTGTTAGGGTTGCAATGGTTGAGAGAACAGCGACTAGTTGTAGATTTTCTGGCTAATTGTCTGACTCTAGGAATGTGAGCCAGAGTGCTTATGTAAAGAAAGCGGGAATGTTGCGGGAGTTGACCCGAAGACAGAGCGATCGCATTTTTGTCTACTATCGCTACCTCTCCATTCTCAAGGAAGGGGACAAGGAGGATGATCGACTACTCGCTCAACAAAATCTCAATTTTTCTGCTGTT encodes the following:
- a CDS encoding aspartyl protease — translated: MIQGRFGEIGELLFSIDLINSNGELLSVEALLDTGFATGWLALDIQDAEALDWTLMEAAHPMQTASGQAFFALYEGKVSMGGQEFVIPVHAKAGIPEILLGLQWLREQRLVVDFLANCLTLGM